In Lactuca sativa cultivar Salinas chromosome 5, Lsat_Salinas_v11, whole genome shotgun sequence, the DNA window GAACTTTTTTTGCTTCCCAACCGGTTTCTAAACCTAACCGGTGTTCACTCAAACCCGTTAGACCGGTTTGAAAAAACTATTTGGGCACCGCTAGCCAAAACAATActaaattaatatataaaatgaAAGTTTATAATTGAAAATAATTATTACAAACTCAAACAAAAGGCATGAATATGCATCAATCAACCAAACAACGCTTGCTTATACAATTCATCACCACATTCCTCAGCCGAATAACTCTTTGTCACATAATCCACCCCTTCTCGTGCCATTACACCCTCAGCATTCCAATACCAAGGCTTAACATAAACCGATTTCACCAACGACTCAAGCACGATAACCGAACCCCAATCCCGGGACCCATGTCTTGCTTCTTTCAGCCTCCTTCGAACCAGCAAACTCCCCACATCTTCCCTTGTAATTTCTGTAACACTTCTAAGTATCGCCATGTTAAGAAGCAGCATGAATACCGTATCTTCTTCCGGAAGGAATTCCACCGAGGACAGTTTCCAATTCAATAGACCCGTTGCTCTCCCACTAGGGTTTTCCTCCGTGAACCGAACAATTGTCACGAACCCCTCTTCATCGCCTTTGTTTTCATCATCCCAATACTGCATTTTCCGCCCGTTTAACAACCTAACCTGAGACACAGTCAACATGGAGAAGAAGGTAAATCACTATGTCCCAGACTTGAACCTAAGACCTAATTTGTGGAATCTCACATTCTTTAAGTAATTAATTAAGCGGATTCAAGTATATTATGTTTTTTAGATGGAATTGAGTTTCTTACTTGTGAACCGGTGGAGGTAGTGGTTTTAAGATCGAAATCCATAACAGTTGATGATTCCAACCGCATAAACAGTTCATGTCCGGTTGAAAGGCTCCATTGAGCTTGCCACCCTTGGGATGCTTTCTTCGGTGTCGCGGTTCCTATCACCTTCTCTGCACTAGATCACATATGAGAATTGATACCATATAAGATTAGGTCAATACAAGACACAAAAAATAGGAAGTCATGGTGAATGTGGATTCGAGTTTGTAACAACATACCCGGGGCTCTCCCAATTGAACCAGCCACATACAACCATGAGCCTTCTCGTATTTCTATACATCGATCCTCCCATTTTACAACCGTAGGCTTGTTACTACCTCGTCTCCAAAACCCGCCTCCAACTCTGCCATTACAATcgaaaaaataataatttgtttGCTGATAGATAAAAAGATAAGAATAATGTAATTACTAAGAAATGTAACCTCATACGAATAACGAAACACTCTCTTCCTGCATGATCAAGAACTGTACGAGACAGCCACCGGCCTTCTTGAGGCCGGTACTGGTTCATTTTCAGAACCACCTCCGACACCATGGCTCCCGAATCGTCGGTCACCCGGTCAGGCACCGACTTCAACAAGTATGGTGCTTGGGCAGGCGGCGTAATCGATACAACCACCCTCATTCTTTGCCCGACCACTCCATCCAATGTGATTGAAGTTGCCCGAAGCAACTGGTTCCACATAAAAGTCTTGGAATCCAGCAGCTTACTTCCATTCATACACACTACTCCCCCTTTTCGCCTTAGTTCAACAACCATTCCTTTCGTCCCAAACTCACAGTAAAGATTCACTAATTTCTGCCATGAATTTGAAGGAAGGGTGGATATGGGGTTGTTTATTTTAAGGTCTCGGTGACATCGAAGGAACTGGAAGCGTAAAAACTCCTTTGATACATCCATTTCGAGTGTCTTCATCATAGGGATTTGCTTTACCAATATGTTAACCTATTTTCGTAAATAAAACTTCAGATTATCAAGAATTTAAGATCAAGAAACGGTGTAAGGTGACCGACTGACCTCAAGCAAGAATCGAGGCAACAATGGCCGGTACTTCACGTTGACATCGGTATCCGTAACTTCCCAGTGAAGCGGCGGTGGGTTTAGGCCGCCGGCACCGCCAATGGCCGAGCAGCCGGCTTTCTCGTACGGCTGATCAAACACTTTCTCCCAAAGCTTCTTCGTCACCTCCAAATCCTCCTCCTTCACTGATTCTCCAGAACCAACGACCTTCTCCATTTCCTTCCCATCCATCGTATATGCTGTCGGGTAGCTCTGATTCATTTAACATCACGACCTTGATCAATTTTATGGATTCAGATGCTAAAGTTTGGATATTTTTTTTATACCTTATGAGTAATCCACATCAGTAGAATATCCGATGTGGGTACAAAACTTGAGTTGCTATCGGCGAATTTTTGTGATATAAACACAAAGCCCTTGTATCGGTTTTTGGCAGCGATTAAGTATACGAGTTCTAGCATATAAGGCTTGGAAAACATGGTGAAGAGACATCTTTGCTTAGATACTTCTCCCAAAAGATGATCGGCCGGAAGAATCTTGCTTTCGTGTATGTCACCGGAATCGGACTCATTTTCGAAAGGTTCACATGGGTATTTAGCAATCCAAATCTCTCTGCATCTTTCTAAAGCATAATCTTTGTTTTCTTGGTTAAAAATGGCTGGTTTTCCGATGAGTTTCGAGAATCTTGATTCGCAGTATTGTCTGTAAGTTACCTGAAATAAATTTTCGTGTACAATCGTTGATTTTGAATGTTGAAAAGTCAAGTATCGATTCAGAAAAGAAGTCAGACATACCGGATTTAGAGTGTGACAGAACCAAACCCATTCAATATCAAGAGAAGGAAGGATCATCGGTGGTTTGCCTGATTCCGGCGTAAGATCAGACATCATTGGCATCCATAGTTCATGATACCTGCAATTTAAGCCATTAAAAACACCCACAGATTAAGGGTTTGTGGTGTACGTATTTATTAACTACATACCTACGAATGGATTCAACAAGAACAGGTGTGTGATGGAGCCAATGCGATTCTGCAACATCTCTCAAGAACCCAATGTTTTGTCTGGCGGCGGCCACCAGATCCAAGCTCAGCCGCACCAGCTCCTCCTCCGATACCTCACCGAGGCTTCTCGGGGACGGCGATGGTTGGTCGGAACCAGACATATCGGGCCCTGTCTTTCAGCAGATAGTTGTGGAAAACAATGGTGAATGAACAGTATGAATTGAGTAAAAAGGAAAGTGGAACTCCGTGTGCGACTGTGGTGGGTTGTCGTTTTTGGCATGTGAGTCGTCGTGGCACTTAGGGACTACTTTTGAGGAAGTGCTATCGAGAAGCTACAATACAATAATTCTCGTATAATTATTGTAATATTACACGACAATATCGTTGATGCTGATGGAAAACGAAAGGTATCAAACTTCTTAATTTTTAAATCACGAAAGTGATTTAGGATTGGTTGAATTGAATGAGAATTCTTTGTGTTattgtcattttttttttgttaattatcgattatgagtttttgttttagttaaaatgTGGATCAAATCGGGTTATTGACTTATTGTCAATCTATCCATTTATGTTGGGATAAATGTCGGATGTCTGCGAACAAgtttttaaagttttaaaaaaaatgaattatcAATTAATATAAAGTTTTTATTTCATagcaaaaaaattataatttaaaagGCTATATCaaatagattttaaaagtttttagatttttttgtttaatacaatttatatcttttaaaaaaacatataattaattttgtcaaacatttatatataaataaaaattacaatttacagctgctattttttttttgttaaacatACCTATACCTATCATGTGTATATTTTTCTTCTTAAGTGTATTAAACAATGAAATAGTTTAAGTGTATTAAACAATGAAATAGTTTTGATGTGTCCTTTCCATTTAACCTTTCAATTATTGCTTAACAAATGTCACAACCACTCCACCATGTCGCCCTTATCCTTTAGCTCATTAGATATTTGGGGTATTTAAATGATATTTTAGGTGATTTGGGGATCCATACCGGAACTTTAGTTGTACATGGTTTTTAGGTTTGGGCGTTAGTTGAGGTTTGTTGATAATAAAAAGTTTATGTACAAATTAACTTAATAAATTTTAATTACAATCATAGtagtattataaaaaaaaaagtaaattataaaaatgaTCTCTGTGATATGGTATAATAGACATAGTGATATGGTATAATAGACATATAAAGTTCAATTTAAAAAAATGACAAACTCGGTCTTTatgttttgtatttattttagAAAATGGTTCTTTTACCGTTAAATCTAACCGCTAAGGCGTTATTTTTTCCAAAAATGATAAGTTTGACATTGAACAAACATGACAAGTATTATATACTCaggggaccatttatgtaatttttccCCATTAAACCTAACCCCCACCCTTGCCCGTTTTCTCCACTCCATTAGTCTATCTTCATATTTTTGATTTCTTCCCCAACATCACCAAACCTTCACCAAGCCCTATTATTAGCATTCTACATATCCTATGTTGTCTCACTTgtccatcttcatctcctccgATTCAATTTGGGTGAGCCGTCGTCACGCCTTAATCTGATATTTGTAAAGGTATAGGAAATCGTTTCAACTTTCGACTGGGTGTCCTTCTCTTTGTGGTGTCCATTACCATCGGTGGTTTACTAAGTCAACAGTAGAACATAAATCTAGATAAGTAGAGATTCATTATAGAAGAATCAAGAACATAAAAGTTAAGATGCTTACAACTTGTCGCCTTCAAACATGTTATAAGTTCTTCATTTCATTCCTTCTAACGAGTTTTACTAGAAAATCTACAGCGTCTCTCAGCATACACTTATAAACGGTGCTAACCGAATCATGTGCCGACATCAATAAAAGTTCGAACAAGTAAGTATTATTAAGGAAAATTGTACTTATAATTAACATGAATGTTTTTGAAGACTTGGTGCTCCATTATCAAGGTGAGAGAGAGGCAATAACAAATGCTTGCAACATAAATCTTTGAGCACCGAATGTTTATAAAGGAAGATAAGATGCTTACAAGTTACAACTACAACAACTGCTTGCAACATAAATCTTAGTTCACCTAAATCTCTGCTTGCAAATTACTCATAAAATTTAGAGGATATGCCATATGTGTTTTGTGAAGATATTTTTTAGAGATTGGGATTCACGATTGATCATAAATTTCCTCTTTGACCATTTTTTATTTTAGTTATTAAAAGAAGAAGATGATaacaaacataactttataattgCATTTTCTAAGAAGAGCAATAACAATTCAATGAGTATAATCATCAACTTTAACCAACGTATctctaaggtgctgtttgttttttcgaagtgaATCTGtctgaagtctgcggaccacctctgcagacctctgcagtagaagaggtggaccaaagtgCTGCAGACTGTAATGAGAAGCATGTTTGTTTTCTTAACGTCTGCAGactgctgcag includes these proteins:
- the LOC111908728 gene encoding glycine-rich domain-containing protein 1, with translation MSGSDQPSPSPRSLGEVSEEELVRLSLDLVAAARQNIGFLRDVAESHWLHHTPVLVESIRRYHELWMPMMSDLTPESGKPPMILPSLDIEWVWFCHTLNPVTYRQYCESRFSKLIGKPAIFNQENKDYALERCREIWIAKYPCEPFENESDSGDIHESKILPADHLLGEVSKQRCLFTMFSKPYMLELVYLIAAKNRYKGFVFISQKFADSNSSFVPTSDILLMWITHKSYPTAYTMDGKEMEKVVGSGESVKEEDLEVTKKLWEKVFDQPYEKAGCSAIGGAGGLNPPPLHWEVTDTDVNVKYRPLLPRFLLEVNILVKQIPMMKTLEMDVSKEFLRFQFLRCHRDLKINNPISTLPSNSWQKLVNLYCEFGTKGMVVELRRKGGVVCMNGSKLLDSKTFMWNQLLRATSITLDGVVGQRMRVVVSITPPAQAPYLLKSVPDRVTDDSGAMVSEVVLKMNQYRPQEGRWLSRTVLDHAGRECFVIRMRVGGGFWRRGSNKPTVVKWEDRCIEIREGSWLYVAGSIGRAPEKVIGTATPKKASQGWQAQWSLSTGHELFMRLESSTVMDFDLKTTTSTGSQVRLLNGRKMQYWDDENKGDEEGFVTIVRFTEENPSGRATGLLNWKLSSVEFLPEEDTVFMLLLNMAILRSVTEITREDVGSLLVRRRLKEARHGSRDWGSVIVLESLVKSVYVKPWYWNAEGVMAREGVDYVTKSYSAEECGDELYKQALFG